A segment of the Panacibacter ginsenosidivorans genome:
TGTATCCCCCTCCTGCTGCATTTAATTCGGGGTAATAATCCCCATTAAGCATAAACGAAGCTTTTCTTCTTATGCTGTCCTTTGCAGAATAGTTGAGATACAAATCGTAAGTAGGGTCCAAAGAAAGCCACGCACCATTTTTTTGTGGGTTGATATCATTCGATGGAGAATAAGTCAGCAATAAATTACCTTCTTCCCATCCAATACTTGGACCTGTAGCCCACTGAAGTGCAAATAGTACTTCCTGGTTATCATTGTACTGAGATTGGAACAGGTTGTAATAATTATTCAATAAACTCAAGCCGCTTTCATTACAAACGGTTCCCGCATATTTTTTTGCGCTGTCTAATAATTTCTGATCACGACTTCCATTGCCTTCCAAACCAGACATAGTAAGGTAAACTTTTGCAAGCATTCCCTGTGCTGACCATGTTGTTACTCTTCCTTTTTCATCGTTACGAGGTAAGCTATTTGCGGCAAAAGTTAAATCATTAACTACAAACTGATAAACATCTGAAACAACATTACGTTTTAGTAATGGGTCCTGAATAAGCTTACTGTTATCTTCGATGATAGGCACTGCACCCCACAACATAGCGAGATAATAATAGGCAGTGCCACGAATAAATTTTGCTTCGCCAATAGCTGCATTTTTATCTGCATCACTGATGGATTTATCTGCCTTTTGTTCTATGGAATTAATAACACCATTGCATTGACCAATCAAATTATACAATCCTTTCCATCCACCCTGCATTACGCTATTGCCAGCAGTAATGGTGCGTGTATAAAGCTGAACCCAATCGCTGATCCATTGACGGTTGCCATTTCCGCTTAAGATATCTCCCAAAGGCAGATAGGCTTCGTGATGCCATACACCCCAAGGAGAACCACCATAAAGACTGGCAGTGGCTAATCTTAAATCTGCAGTGGTTTTATAAAAGTTATCCGAACTTATTTGCGATTGCGAAGGACGGTCGAGAAAGCTTTTATTACAAGCAAAGCAGGAGACCGCAATCACTGCAATCAGTAAAATTTTATTAAGACGTTTCATGTGCTAATTTTTATTTTTTGAATTTTGCCACATGTTATTCGCCATAAAATTTTCTCCGCCGTTTGGTATAATAGCTCGAAAATTTTATAGCTCATTTCATGATCTCAAATTTTGTTATTTAGTTAAATTCAGGTTTACTCCGAATGTAAATGTTCTCGGCTGAGGATAATATCCACCATCCCAACCAGCCTGTAACGGATTCCAGGATCCGATTTCAGGATCCATACCCGAATATTTGGTTATAATGAAAGCATTTGAAACGGTTGCATAAACTCTGAGCGCATGCATATGTGCTTTGGATAATAATCTTTCAGGAATTCTATATCCCAGTGTAATGTTTTTGCACCTGATAAATGAACCATCTTCAATGTACAAATCAGAGGGGCGAAGATTTTCGTTCGTATTATCATTTCTCAAGCCCACTATTTTTGTATCGGGATTCGATACGTAAGCATTGTTAACATCAGCATGTGATGCATTCGGATCCAAATACTCAACCCTGGCATAGCCCAAAACAGCCTTAAAATAATTGGTATTATTCCCAGGATAGGTTTGTGAAATTGTCAACTGGTTAAATACTTTATTTCCATAGCTTCCGCTAAGAAAAATGTTTAGATCAAAATCTTTATAAGTAAAGGAATTATTTAATCCAAATTGATACTTAGGTAAAGGAGAGCCTAAAAACGTTTGATCGTTTGTGTTAATAACACCATCGCCGTTGAGATCTTTATATTTTCTGTCGCCATACCAAATACCACCACCATTAGGTGAAACAGGATATGGATTTCCACTTTGGTCTACCGGAAGTGCATGAGATTTAAAATCTCCAGGGGTAGCGAAAATGCCATCGAACACATAGCCATAAAACGAACCGATTGCCTGACCCACGACTGTTTTTTCAAAAACATATCCATTATAGGTTTGCGATAAGTTTGCTCCTACATCACCATTACCTAAGCTTATTATCTTATTTACGTTGTGTGAAACGGTGATATCGGTTCTCCATGTAATATTTTTTGACCTGATGTTGGTAGAACTAATTCTAAAATCAAATCCTTTATTGCTAATAGCGCCGATATTAACATAAGGCGCCTGCATAGCTCCCGGCGACCAGCTTGTAGTGGTTCCGGAAAATAATGGCAACGGCAGCTTTAATAACAGTCCATCTGTCTGACGATCATAAATGTCAAATGAAAAACTTAATCTCCAGTTTAAAAACGTTCCATCAATTCCTGCATTAGCATATTTCGTTTTTTCCCAGCTTACATAAGGATTTGCCAGGTTAGACTGGAATTGGGCCGTACCTGATAAGCCATTATTTACAGTAGAAAGCATTGTAACGAATGTATTACCCGGTATCCCCTGGTTATTGGTTACGCCATAACCTAAACGCAGCTTCAGGTCATTAATAAATTTTATACCTTTTAGAAGTTTTTCATTATTTATTCTCCATGCAAAAGCGCCGGACGAAGTAGTTACCCAACGATTATCTGCCGGAAAATTGGAAGAGCCATCTCTGCGAACATTACCAGTTAACAAATATTTGTCGTTCCATCCAAGATTAACACGTCCAAAATAAGATTCAAGCGCAGGCCCTGAACCTGATATACCACCGTTAGCAGCTGTATTGGCATCACCGCTGCTGACAGATGTTACATTATCGGAAGGAAAATCTCTTCTGGATGCTGATACACTTTCAAAAGTGTTTAATTGCGATTCGTGCCCGGCTAATGCATTTAAACTAAGTTTTCCAAATAGATGGGCATACGTAAGATAATTGCGAACTACAGTGTATATATTCTGAGAGGAAGCAGAAGATGCGGAATTGGTAGTATTTTTGGCCCTGCCAAAATCATATGTAGGATTGAAAGATTTTTCGTTGGTAAAATCGAAATTTCCGGATACCTCATTACGCAATGATAAATCCCTGTAAAACTGGATTTCTGCATATACGTTTCCAAATACCTGGTTTCTTTTTTTAGTATGCGAATTCAAAAGCGCAAGCCCCACGGGGTTTGGAATAGGTACAACCCAACCGGCATCATTGGTAACACCACCCCAACTTCCATCCAGATTTTTTACAGGAACATCAGGAGTTAAGCTCAGCGCATTAGAAATAACACTTGAGGTAGTTGAATTGACATTCTCGTCAACGTGTGCCAATTGAAGGCTGGTTCCAATTTTCAGCCAATTGGTTGTTTTGTTATCTAAGTTTAAGCGAACTGAAAATCTTTTAAAATCAGAACCCAGTGCAATACCTTCCTGGTCAAAATAAGAAGCTGAAAATAAATACTGTGTGCGGGCATCGCCACCATTAACAGTAACAGAATGATTTTGCATCGGCGCTTTACGGAATAATTCTGCCTGCCAATCTGTACCTGTTCCCAAATATTTGGGGTTTGCTAATTCTGGTCTCGCATCAAACTGCCATACCACAGCACGATCATTTAAAAGACTTGCAAATTCCTGCAGATTAACGGTAGGAAGTTTCTTAGGTATTTCCTGGAGACCATAATACCCTTCGTATGAAACGCTTGAAGCTCCTGCCTTCCCTCGTTTAGTAGTAATTATGATTACACCATTTGTAGCTTGCGAACCGTAAATTGCTGATGCCGAGGCATCTTTTAATACGTCAATACTCTCAATTTCGGAAGGATTGATGGTATTTAGCGGGTTCGAACCACTGCCCGGATCATTTGGCGAAGGAATAATAACTCCATCTATTACATACAATGGAGCGTTGTTTCCCGTTATAGAAGACACTCCACGAACCTGAATAGCTACACCTCCGCCTGGCTGACCAGAAACCTGCTGTACCATTACACCCGCAACTTTACCCTGCAATGCCTGATCAATAGTTGTAGGAAGTGTTTGGCGAAGTTCTTCTCCGCTAATAGAAGATATAGCACCTGTAACATCTTTTCGCTTCGTTTTGCCATAACCAATAACAACTACATCCTTAAGGTCGGATCCATTCTCTTCCAGTTTTAACTCAATCGTGTTGCTTTTGCCAACAGTTACTTCTTTTTGCAGGTAACCAACCCTGCCGATGACGATTACATCTCCAACCTTTGCATTAATAACAAATCTACCGGTGCTGTCTGTAGAGGTATGTACACTGGTGCCTTTAATCAATACTGTAACATCAACAAGGGGCTGTTCACTGAATGCAGCGTAAACTCTCCCGGTAATTTTCTTTTCAACAGATTTTTCCTGTGCACGACTATTCATTGCAAGAAGCAGGAAAAATAAAAAAAAGAGCAGCCTGCTTTTGGCTCTTTTTGGATGTTGTCGTTTAAGTCTCATAGCAAACAATTAGTGGTTAATAAAAAATATTAGTGATTTATATAAGCAGTTATATATTTCTTTGATATAAGCAGTATATCATTTGGCATCGCCTGTTGTGTCACTCCCTTTTACGTTCAGAACTTTTTTAAACAAGTGAGGTGAATAGCCCGGAAAGCCTAACCTGTTGTTATTTTATAAACGGCTACTCACCATCGCCTTGCATCACTCATCACTGCGTACACAGCCCCGATGCTATCAGGTTATTACAGTCGCCCCGGGGGTTATATGCCCACCTGTAATACTGTGTACGCTGTGCGTTTATTGCTGAATAAAGAACTATAGTACAAGAGTGCGACGCAACAATGCTAAATGCTTATTCTAATGCAGGGCTCACAAAAAATTTTATTTCATATTCACTGTAATTTGTTCTCCCTGGTATGTTACTGTTGCATCTGCATTTTGCGCTGTATTAAAATCTTTTGGTTTGTCTTTACTTATCCATACTATGCGGAAGGTTCTCTTTGTAAGCATCCCATCGAAAGAGCCCTCGCGTTTATCAATTGTCAATGTTTTTGTTGTATCGTTGTAGTTTATTGGAATGATGCTGAATGCACCTTTCTCGTAATTGTAGTTTGTGCCTTCATCTTCGTATAATTTGAAAGAAGCATCAGCGCCTGTATAAACATTCAACGTAATGGTATCAGCAGGTTTTTCAGAAGTGTATTGCAGTTCGGGGCCAAAAGGAATAATTGAACCAGCTTTTACAAACACAGGCATTCTTTCGTAAGGCGCATCTGCATTGAGTTTGCGACCGCCTTCAAAATATTTTCCTGAATAGAGATCATACCATCCTGCGCATGTTGGCAAATACAAATTGCGGTTGCGTTGTTTGTATTCATAAACAGGATTGATCAACAAGGAGGGACCACACATGTACTGATCACCGATATTCAACACTGCGGTGTCTGTTGCAAAATCCATTGCAAGCCCACGCATGATGGTATAATTATCATGATAAGTTTCACCTGCTAATGAATAGATATAAGGGAGTAAACGATAACGCAGTTTATCGTAATACAAAAAGCTTTTATATGCAGGATGATCTTCAGAAGCGGTATTGAAAATTTCTCTGAAAGGATATTGACCATGTACACGAAACAGCGGAACAAACGTACCAAACTGCGACCAGCGTGTCATTAATTCTCTCCATTCTTCCAGCTTTTCTGCATTAGGTTTTTCAAACTTTTCGGGAACAACAAAGCCGCCAATATCCATCGTCCAATAAGGAAGTCCGGACATAGAAAAATTTACTCCTGCAGCAATTTGATTTTTCATGTCCGTCCACGTAGAACCAACATCGCCACTCCATATTGCCGCGGCATAACGCTGAGAACCTGCAAAACCAGAACGCGTTAGTAAGAAAACTCTTTTATTAGGATCGGTTGAACGTTGCCCTTCATAAATGCCTTTTGCATTTTGTAGTGGATATACGTTCAAATATGCTGCTGCACTGCCGAGTGCAGTTGGCGTCATTTGTTGTTTTCTTTTTTCAGGCGACACATTGGAAAGAATATCCGGTTCGCTTGCGTCCATCCACCAGGCATCAATTCCCTTGCTGTAAATTTTCTTGTTGATCAAATCCCAGAAACCTTTTCGTGCATTAGCGTTGAATGCATCATAGAAAGTAGAAACATAGCCTTTGCCGATCCAGTCTCTTTGACGGTCTGCAATATTTCTTTTATATAACCAGCCATTCGTTTCAAAATCATTGTAGGTTGAAATGCCTTCATAAAATTTTGGCCACACAGAGATCATGATCTGTGTATTGTATTTTTTATGCAATACATCTATCATACTGTCGGGAGAAGGAAAACGTGATTTGTCAAACTCCTGGCTGCCCCATTCTGCTTCTTTCCAATAGCTCCAGTCTAAAACAATATTATCTATGGGTATTTGTCTTTTACGGAATTCATCAACTGTTGAGAGAATTTCATTCTCTGTTTTGTACCGCTCACGGCTTTGCCAAAAGCCAAGCGCCCATTTTGGAACAATCGGTGCTTTGCCGGTAATATCGCGATAGCCGGAAATGACTTCATCCATGTTATTGCCATAGATAAAATAGTAATCAACCTGTTTGCCTGCTTCAGAAGAAAAACTGAAATTGTTTTGTTCTTCTTCACTCAATGGTTCCTGCCATTTCAAAGAGAGATAAGATTCTGCTCCTTGAGGCGCCCATTCAATTTTGATGGCTGTCTTGTCGCCTTTTCTCAAATCCACAGGAACCAATGCTGGTGCAGGATTCCATGCTTTTCGCCAGTGGTCTAACACAAGTTTGCCATTAAGCCATACTTTTAGCGAACCGCCAAATGTGAACTGAAACTGGTGAAGCCCGGAAAAATAACTTTCTATACTACCTTCCCATGTTACCACACCCGTTGCAGGTGTAAATTCTTTTGGAAGCTGCATTTTTGAGTCTCCCAAAAACTCCATACTTATATTTCCCTCTGCTCTTTCAGTAACTATATCCTGTGGCTTTTGCTTATTGTTTGCATAAGAAGCCGTAAGCCATCCTTCTTCTCCTTTTTTTGAATAAAGCTGCAATGCAGAAAGCGGCTCGAGTGGTCTTACGTCTCCGGCTTTCGTTAAGGAATAATTATCCCAAAGAATACCGTAATGTTTACTGGAAATCAAAAAAGGGATTGCTACTTCGGTATTGTTTTGAAAGAACGTGACTTGCTGTCCACGGTAATTCATAATACCATCCTGGTGTTGTCCCAATCCATACCACGCATCATCTGCACTTGCCTGAAAAGTCTGGGTAAGATTATAATAACGCTGACCATCAAAAACAGCATTTTTAAAACTTCTTCCATCAATTGGTTTTTCATCTAATATTTTTTTACCCGTTATATCACAAAAAGAAACAGCACCTGTTTTAAGATTGACGATAGCGGTGAGTGTTTTTGTTTTTAAACTAAGATTATCGTTTGATGGGATAAGTTGCCATGCTACATCCTGACTTTTTCTATAAATCGTTATAAGGCTTTCATGTGGAGGGATTTCTTTTCCCGGTGCAGCAATTACTCTTATAATATTATCAGAAACCACTTCCAGTTTTACGGCGCAGGATATGCCCGTGAACTGCGGGTCTGTAAAAACAATAACGCCATCTTTTGCTTCAATATAAGAAGCTCCTCCTGCCAATACAGCATTATATAAACAGAGAAAAAGAGCGTTTAGCAATAGCAGTCGTAATTTCATATACAGCAATTCTGTGCGTTTATTGATCGCTGTAAAACTATTTTCATCTTAGCGCAAACAGGGAAGTCAAATGTTGCAATTGAGGGTATCAAATGTTGCAAATACCGGACTGTATTGGGTTTTAGACAAGGATCTGTTGTAAAAGGTCTTAAAAAAGGAGGGAAAAGAAATTCTTTTGTGAACCCAGCAGTAGTTTTTCATGGAATCGTTCCTTGCGTCGCACTCTTGTACAAAAGAACAGCTATGAGCTATTAGCTGCGAGCCATGAGCAGAAAGAGAAAAAGCTCGAAGCTCATAGCAAGCCGCTCACAGCTCAACAGTACAAGTGAGTGACACAACAGGCGATGCCATGATAATCCAAAGCCGGGAACAAAAAATAATCAGGCAGGCTCCTGGCTGTTATCACTCTTGTTTGCTACGTACTGCGAAGGCGATACTTTGAATTCTTCTTTGAAGAACTTTGAAAAATGTTTGGGATTATTGAAACCGACTTCGTAAGCAATCTCGGAAACCGACATACCGCTTTTTTCCAATAACTGCGCGGCTCTTTTTAAACGCATGGAGCGGATGAACTCTATGGGCGTTTTGCCGGTGAGGGAAAGAATTTTTCTATATAAAGTAACGCGGTTCATGAACATGTCACGACTAAAATCTTCCACTGAAAAATCCGGGTTGTCCATATTTTTCTCTATAGCTTCTAACGCTTGTTTCAGGAACTTTTCGTCAACTGGCGTTATGGTAACTTCTTCCGGGTGAACTTCAATTTGCTTTTGAAAGCGTTTCTGCAATAATTTTTGCTGTGCAAGCAAATTCCTGATACGTGACGCAAGAATTTCAAAAGTAAAAGGTTTGGTGATGTAGTCATTTACGCCAATATTAAAACCTTCGAGTTGCTTTTCTTCGCTTCCTTTCGCCGTGAGCAGAATAACGGGAATATGGGAAGTAAGCGTTTCGTTTTTTATTTTCCTGGCTAATTGAATTCCGTCCATTACAGGCATCATAATGTCGCTTACAACAAGGTCTGGGTTTACCTGTTTTATTTTCTCCCAACCTTCCTTGCCGTTGGAAGCCTCTTCTACATGATATTGCGCCTTGAGGTTGTCTTTTAAATAGAAGCGAATGTCTTCATTGTCTTCGATTACCATTATCGTCTGCTTTTTGCCACTTCTGCTGCTTGTTTCAGATAGTAATTGTTCAGTGTCTTCTGCAGGTATGGGAACGGTTGTGTTTCGAGTTGAAGGTTCATATATTTTTTTTGCAGGAAGCAGCACTGTAAAGCAGGTGCCTTTTTCAGGCTCGCTCTTTACTGTAATAATTCCATTGTGAAGTTTTACAAACTCTTTTGTGATTGCAAGACCAATACCTGTACCCTGGTTAACCATGCTTTGAGGAACATCCGTTTGAAAAAACCGTTCAAAGATTTTGTCGTGCATGTCTTCAGGAATGCCAATGCCTGTATCCTTTACTTCTATAACAAGCGTTCCATTAGCTTCATTATTAGAGGGTGGATTGTAAAGAAGATTGATGCTGACTGTGCCGCCATCGTGTGTATATTTAAAAGCATTTGACAGCAGGTTGAATAATATTTTTTCAATCTTATCCTTGTCAAAATAAATCTCAAGGCTATCAATGTTTGATGCAAATGAAAACTGAATGTTTTTCTTTTCAGCAATATCCGTGAAGGAGTGACTGATATCTTCAGCAAATGCGATAATATCACCTATAGAAGGATGCAATTTTATTTCCTGTACTTCCATTTTTCTAAAGTCGAGCAGTTGATTTACGAGGTTCAATAAACGCTTTGCATTTCGTTGCACAAGGTTTAATTGATTTTTTTGCTCTTCATCTGAAGTGTGTTTGATGATCTTATCTAAAGGAGAAATAATAAGGCTTAAGGGTGTGCGAAATTCATGGCTTACATTGGTGAAGAATTTTGTTTTCAATTGCTCTATGGCATGAGCCCTCTCAACTTCCCTGCGTTGCTGTTGCACTTCAAAGCGCATTTGAATTCTATCTAACGTGATGCGGCGTGCAAGTATAAACAACCCTGCTGCAATCAATACATAAATAATGTATGCAAATGGCGTTCTCCAGAAGGGCGGCTCAATATTTATCTGCAACGTTTTTACATCGCTCCACAAACCGTTGCCATTTAAAACTTTTACTTTAAAAGTATAGTGCCCCGGGTCCAGGTTTGTGTACGTGACCTGGCGTTGGTTGCCATTTGCATATAACCAATCAGGGTTAAATCCCTGGAGCATGTACGCATATTTATCCCGGGTACTGTGTGCAAAATCAAGCGACACAAATTCTATAGAGAAAACATTCTCTTTGTATTTGAGGTCAATGCTTTGTAGCTGTGATAGAGATTCTTTTAAAAGTACACGATCATTAATTATTGCACCTGGCTCAATATTGTTATTAAAAATTTGTAGGCCTGTAAAAATAATTTTAGGATTATAAGAAGGCTTTTCAATTTTATCAGGATTAATGATGTTGAAACCGGAAGGTCCGCCAAAAAGCAATTCTCCTGTTCTTGTTTTTATTGCGGCGTTATCATTGAATTCGCGGTTCTGAAGATTGTTTGTTTCATCATAATTAATGATGAACAAACTGATGCCATTTTCTTTTTCCTGCGGAATTGCATTGCATAAACCATTAGGCGTGGAAATCCAAAGTGTTTGATAATTATCTTCCAGGATATTCAATATAATATTATCAGGAAGACCATTTGATGTAGAAAATACCTGGAAGCTTTTTGTTTGTTCATTAAAGAGATTCAAACCTTCCGCAGTACCTACCCAAATTCTTCCTTTACTGTCTTGTAAGAGGGAGATGACATTGTCAGTACTCAAGCTATTGTCTTCGCTTGTATGCCTGTAAAAAACAGGTGTTGTTTTATTTTTTTCAAAAACAGTAATGCCAATATCTGAACCTATCCACAGGTCTCCGTTTCTATCCTGCATAATTCCAGATATATAATTCGATGACACAACATTTCGCCTGCCATCTTTATTTTGAAAATGCTTAAAGCTGTTTGTTTTTCTATCAAATAAATCAAGCCCGCTGCCTAAAGTACCTATCCACAGATTTTGCTCGCTGTCCTCAAATATTTCCCATACATTATCGTTTGACAAACTAAAAGAATCATTTTCGCTGTGCCTGTAGTGTGTAAACTTATTACCATCGAAACTGTTTAAGCCGCCGAGATAAGTGCCAATCCATAACGTGTTATCATGATCAATGAATAAGCTTACGATAACGTTATTGCTTAGGCTATTTACATCATTAGGATTGTGCAGGTATTGTTTGAATGTATTGTTTTTCCTGTCGAAATATATTAAGCCTCCACCGTTGGTTCCAATCCAGATATTACCATTTTTATCTTCAACAAAGCGGTTTACATCATCATATTGAAGGCTCTTCAAGTTTGATAGTTCATGGTGATAATAAGGAAACTTTACAATGTTGCTGTTTAAATAACTTACACCCTGCTTATAGGTTCCAAGCCATATAATTCCTTTGTCGTCTTTGTATAAAGCAGTGATACTATTCTGACTGAGGCTCTTTGGATCCTTGGGGTCATTCAAGAGATACCTGGTTTTGAAATTGTTTTTTTTATCGATCAGCGTTACGCCTCCATGATCAGTTGCAACCCATAAGACCCCGTTGTTATCCTGCACAATATGAGTCACGACGTTGGAACTCAATCGTGACGGAAATGAAGTTTCGTTAAACTGAACGACAGAATTATTCTGTTGATGAAAAAGAAAAAGTCCGGAGGCAAATCGCCAAAACAGCAAGTCGCCATCACTGTCAATAAAAAAGTCATAAAAAGCCGTGCCTTCCGTATCAGCATTTTGCAAAGCGAAACTGGAGAAAATAACTTTGTTTGTGTTTATATCATACTTCTGCAAAAATCCATTTTGATATACCAGCCATAATTTTCCATCATTTGTTTCTTTTATGGAAGTAATTCTCTCAGAAGTATTAAGGAAATTACCAGTGATCGCTTTTACTTTTTTATCGGTAGATGAATAAAGATATAATGCATTGTCGTAGAGAAACCAATATCTTCCGCTATTTCCTTTTACGATATTTACAACATAACCTGAAGGCAAACCGAGAGCATGTAAATAACTTTCATTTGCCATAAATTTTTCCGTATGTGAATTGTAAATGCAGGCAGGAGCCCTCGTTACCACCCACATCTTTCCATCAGGCAGTTCGTAAAGCGCATTGATATGGCTATCGGTTAATGAAGTGCTGTCGTTAGATTGTTTACGGAATATCTTGAAAGAGTAGCCATCAAAACGATCAAGACCCGATGTAGTACCAAACCATAAAAAGCCATCCTGGTCTTTTAGTATAGCATTAACCTGGTTATTCGAAAGACCATTATAAATATCAAGCCTGGAAAAACCATAACCTTCACTTTGAGCAAAAACAGTAAAGGACATTAACAGCAAAACAGTAAAAATAAGCAGACGCATCACTACATGATTAACTTAAAGAGGGTTTCGCATTAAGAACCGCAAAGCACTTATTCTGATTCTCCTGAAACCGAAATTACACTAAACAAAGTGAGCAAGATCATTTTGTTTGTCGGGATGGTGCACAGCCCTAATTTTT
Coding sequences within it:
- a CDS encoding hybrid sensor histidine kinase/response regulator transcription factor, with protein sequence MRLLIFTVLLLMSFTVFAQSEGYGFSRLDIYNGLSNNQVNAILKDQDGFLWFGTTSGLDRFDGYSFKIFRKQSNDSTSLTDSHINALYELPDGKMWVVTRAPACIYNSHTEKFMANESYLHALGLPSGYVVNIVKGNSGRYWFLYDNALYLYSSTDKKVKAITGNFLNTSERITSIKETNDGKLWLVYQNGFLQKYDINTNKVIFSSFALQNADTEGTAFYDFFIDSDGDLLFWRFASGLFLFHQQNNSVVQFNETSFPSRLSSNVVTHIVQDNNGVLWVATDHGGVTLIDKKNNFKTRYLLNDPKDPKSLSQNSITALYKDDKGIIWLGTYKQGVSYLNSNIVKFPYYHHELSNLKSLQYDDVNRFVEDKNGNIWIGTNGGGLIYFDRKNNTFKQYLHNPNDVNSLSNNVIVSLFIDHDNTLWIGTYLGGLNSFDGNKFTHYRHSENDSFSLSNDNVWEIFEDSEQNLWIGTLGSGLDLFDRKTNSFKHFQNKDGRRNVVSSNYISGIMQDRNGDLWIGSDIGITVFEKNKTTPVFYRHTSEDNSLSTDNVISLLQDSKGRIWVGTAEGLNLFNEQTKSFQVFSTSNGLPDNIILNILEDNYQTLWISTPNGLCNAIPQEKENGISLFIINYDETNNLQNREFNDNAAIKTRTGELLFGGPSGFNIINPDKIEKPSYNPKIIFTGLQIFNNNIEPGAIINDRVLLKESLSQLQSIDLKYKENVFSIEFVSLDFAHSTRDKYAYMLQGFNPDWLYANGNQRQVTYTNLDPGHYTFKVKVLNGNGLWSDVKTLQINIEPPFWRTPFAYIIYVLIAAGLFILARRITLDRIQMRFEVQQQRREVERAHAIEQLKTKFFTNVSHEFRTPLSLIISPLDKIIKHTSDEEQKNQLNLVQRNAKRLLNLVNQLLDFRKMEVQEIKLHPSIGDIIAFAEDISHSFTDIAEKKNIQFSFASNIDSLEIYFDKDKIEKILFNLLSNAFKYTHDGGTVSINLLYNPPSNNEANGTLVIEVKDTGIGIPEDMHDKIFERFFQTDVPQSMVNQGTGIGLAITKEFVKLHNGIITVKSEPEKGTCFTVLLPAKKIYEPSTRNTTVPIPAEDTEQLLSETSSRSGKKQTIMVIEDNEDIRFYLKDNLKAQYHVEEASNGKEGWEKIKQVNPDLVVSDIMMPVMDGIQLARKIKNETLTSHIPVILLTAKGSEEKQLEGFNIGVNDYITKPFTFEILASRIRNLLAQQKLLQKRFQKQIEVHPEEVTITPVDEKFLKQALEAIEKNMDNPDFSVEDFSRDMFMNRVTLYRKILSLTGKTPIEFIRSMRLKRAAQLLEKSGMSVSEIAYEVGFNNPKHFSKFFKEEFKVSPSQYVANKSDNSQEPA